A single window of Nicotiana tomentosiformis chromosome 1, ASM39032v3, whole genome shotgun sequence DNA harbors:
- the LOC138909734 gene encoding uncharacterized protein: MPEIPKYNGTTDPNEHVPSYTCAIKGNGLEDDEIESVLLKKFGETLSKGAMIWYHNLPPNSIDSFAMLADSFVKAHTGAIKVETRKSDLFKVKQKDNEMLREFVSRFQMERMDLPPVADDWAVQAFTQDLNIRSSVASQQLKQNLIEYPAVTWADVHNRYQSKIRVEDDQLGDPSGSVYPNRTIDRVKRDIDREPQLNNDRYQPYGGDRRNNMPRHNLT; encoded by the coding sequence ATGCCagaaattcccaagtataatggaactaccgaccccaacgagcatgtcccttcttacacatgcgcaataaaggggaacggtttagaggacgatgagattgagTCCGTACtactgaagaaattcggagaaactttatcaaagggggcgatgatatggtaccataatttgccacctaactccattgattcttttgccatgctcgcAGATTCCTTCGTTAAAGCACACAccggagcgataaaggtcgagactagaaagtcagacctcttcaaagtaaaacagaaagacaacgagatgctcagagagttcgtatctcggttccaaatgGAGCGTATGGATCTGCCCCCGGTTgccgacgattgggccgttcaggctttcactcaagacctaaacatacgaagttcggtagcctcacaacaattaaagcagaacttgatcgaatatccagctgTAACGTGGGCTgatgtgcataatcggtaccagtcaaagattagggtcgaggatgaccagttgggggatccttccgggtccgtttatccaaacaggaccaTCGACAGAGTTAAAAGGGATATTGACCGGGAACCACAGTTAAACAAcgatcgatatcagccatacggTGGAGATCGGAGAAACAACATGCCTAGACACAACCTCACTTGA